A stretch of Limanda limanda chromosome 7, fLimLim1.1, whole genome shotgun sequence DNA encodes these proteins:
- the mtg2 gene encoding mitochondrial ribosome-associated GTPase 2 → MLAALWRVRIPRCLPLDLTSGLAWGPESKGQGLELVRHVSSSCNMCAKARGQQSRGEMTEKKLTRHFVDHRRVKLTAGSGGKGACCFHSEPRKEWGGPDGGNGGDGGSIIIKANRFVKSLAQVVPLYKGEDGQSGGSKNCYGRNGSPTYVPVPLGTVVKEEGKTVVDLSEHGLEYLAVFGGAGGKGNRFFLSNENRAPMTATSGVPGEERVLQLELRTMAHAGLVGFPNAGKSSLLRAISNARPAVAAYPFTTLSPHVGIVSYRDHEQVAVADIPGIIRGAHLNRGLGISFLRHIERCRFLLFVLDLSAPEPWTQLQHLRYELDQYEPGLSTRPQAIIANKMDLPEAREKLETLRSLVLERVIPVSALTGQNTEELILHLRELYDGYLQGQGAGEGKPTKW, encoded by the exons ATGTTGGCGGCGCTGTGGAGGGTTCGAATCCCTCGGTGTCTTCCTCTGGACCTCACGTCGGGACTCGCCTGGGGACCAGAGTCCAAgggacagggactggagctggTGAGACATGTCAGCTCCTCCTGCAACATGTGCGCTAAAGCCCGAggacagcagagcagaggagagatgacGGAGAAGAAGCTG ACCCGTCACTTTGTGGACCATCGCCGTGTGAAGCTGACGGCTGGATCGGGGGGTAAAGGGGCCTGCTGCTTTCACAGTGAGCCCCGAAAAGAGTGGGGTGGACCGGATGGAGGgaatggaggtgatggaggaagCATCATTATCAAGG CGAATCGTTTTGTCAAATCCTTGGCACAAGTAGTTCCGTTGTATAAGGGAGAGGATGGGCAATCGGGCGGCAGCAAGAACTGTTATGGTCGGAACGGCAGCCCAACCTACGTTCCT GTACCGTTAGGCACtgtggtgaaggaggagggaaaaactgTAGTGGACCTCTCTGAACACGGGCTGGAGTATCTGGCTGTATTTGGAGGGGCCGGAGGAAAAGGGAATCGATTCTTTCTGTCCAATGAGAACCGGGCCCCCATGACGGCAACCTCAGGCGtgccaggagaggagagggtcCTTCAGCTGGAGCTACGCACCATGGCACACGCAGGACTG GTGGGTTTTCCTAATGCTGGGAAATCCTCGTTGTTGAGAGCCATATCCAATGCCAGGCCTGCTGTGGCTGCTTACCCCTTCACAACACTCAGCCCACATGTGGGAATTGTCAGTTACAGGGATCATGAGCAAGTTGCAG TTGCTGACATCCCAGGCATCATTCGGGGAGCCCATCTAAATCGAGGCCTGGGCATCTCCTTCCTTCGTCACATAGAACGCTGTcgtttcctcctcttcgtcctggACCTGTCCGCTCCGGAGCCCTGGACTCAGCTCCAACACTTACGTTATGAGCTGGACCAGTATGAGCCTGGTCTGTCCACGCGACCTCAGGCCATCATAGCCAACAAAATGGACCTGCCCGAGGCCCGGGAGAAGCTGGAGACTCTGAGGAGCCTTGTCTTGGAGCGGGTCATTCCCGTGTCGGCTCTCACTGGACAGAACACAGAGGAGCTCATCCTCCACCTCAGAGAGCTGTATGACGGCTACCTCCAAGGACAAGGTGCTGGGGAAGGGAAACCCACTAAGTGGTAG
- the LOC133004900 gene encoding calcium-responsive transactivator-like — protein sequence MSVAFSSARPRSKGEVTQQTIQKMLDENHYLIQCIMDYQSKGKTAECTQYQQVLHRNLVYLATIADSNQNMQSLLPAPPTSSMPMGPGGMGQSGGPAPSNLNDTMAPGLAPTSMMQSQMSNGSSHAPMQQQSSQRQSAPPSTSLSLPASSYGGLASSSTSDYSHAAPSSQGSMIQSPGYGSSSSSSSSSSRSNLNMQSNQVSMMQQQSATPHYSSAQAGGQHYQGQQAMGMMGQGSQGNSLMTQRPIGSYRSSQQGHGEFSYQQSSYGEQGYDRSFDESSQHYYEGGNSQYSQQQAQYQQSSGQQQTFSQQQYSSQQGYTGGPQGYGPGQGGSSQYAQYQQGQSQQYGTYRSSQGGPGAQTQRPYAYEQGQYGNYQQ from the exons ATGTCGGTGGCGTTTTCGTCGGCGCGCCCCAGGAGTAAAGGGGAGGTGACGCAGCAGACGATTCAAAAG ATGCTGGATgaaaatcattatttaataCAATGTATAATGGATTACCAAAGCAAAGGGAAGACGGCTGAATGCACACA GTATCAGCAGGTCCTGCACAGAAACCTGGTTTATTTGGCCACAATAGCAGATTCAAATCAGAACATGCAGTCACTTCTACCTGCG CCTCCCACTTCCAGTATGCCAATGGGTCCTGGAGGGATGGGTCAGAGTGGGGGACCCGCTCCCAGCAACCTCAACGACACCATGGCACCGGGACTGGCCCCCACATCGATGATGCAGAGCCAGATGAGCAATG GCTCCAGCCATGCCCCCATGCAGCAGCAGTCGAGTCAGAGGCAGTCGGCTCCTCCCTCCACATCCCTCAGCCTGCCAGCCAGCAGTTACGGTGGCTTGGCCTCTTCCTCGACCTCCGACTACAGCCATGCTGCACCCTCCTCCCAGGGCAGCATGATTCAGAGCCCTGGTTatggctcttcctcctcttcttcttcctcctcctcccgcagCAACCTCAACATGCAGTCCAACCAAG TCTCCATGATGCAGCAACAATCTGCCACTCCGCACTACTCCTCAGCTCAGGCTGGGGGCCAACACTATCAGGGACAGCAGGCCATGGGCATGATGGGTCAGGGCAGTCAAGGAAACAGTTTGATGACTCAGAGGCCCATTGGATCCTACCGCTCTTCACAGCAAG GTCACGGAGAGTTCTCATATCAACAGTCTTCATACGGCGAGCAAGGCTACGACAGGTCATTCGATGAATCCTCACAGCACTACTACGAAGGAG GAAACTCTCAGTACAGCCAACAGCAAGCCCAGTATCAGCAGAGCTCTGGCCAGCAGCAGACCTTCAGCCAACAGCAGTACTCGTCTCAACAAGGCTACACAGGAGGGCCACAGGGATACG GGCCTGGCCAGGGGGGATCCTCCCAGTATGCACAGTATCAACAGGGTCAAAGCCAACAGTATGGTACCTACCGCTCGTCCCAGGGAGGCCCTggtgcacagacacagaggccCTACGCTTATGAACAG GGTCAGTATGGGAATTATCAGCAATAA
- the LOC133004899 gene encoding protein LSM14 homolog B-like produces MSLDKPYIGCKIGLISRAQNRYEGILYTIDKVNSTVVLAKVKCLGTEGRLTDRPTPPKDDVYEYITFRGSDIKDISLCELPRSHHSLPPDPAIIQSSSAGSSGICSALGPFSPMRMPAYNQLAAGSLLNQQYAAALGLGPVLPGLHVRRGPMVEKSVQTLQVDRYRQRGGLSASQEQEQGWDRRWPQRTRGEGSKTSRVSGATSKFSLAVPKPQQDARLQNDENRPPSQRRQGPRRRRNSSRGQLMAANIPSPTLKFDTDFDFDSSNAQFIKELKGQGRMNVKDGHQVEEKEKEELLSAAEYDHFGPKCYYDKAKSFFDNISSDNMFSFRLTWAEERKRNLETFGVPGWFLRGRGFRGGYTGPRGRGTAPPPYRSRSGQM; encoded by the exons ATGAGTTTAGACAAGCCGTACATAGGCTGTAAAATAGGTTTAATCTCAAGAGCACAGAATCGTTACGAGGGGATTCTGTACACGATCGATAAAGTCAACTCCACAGTGGTGCTGGCTAAAG TCAAGTGCTTGGGAACGGAGGGACGACTCACTGACAGACCAACGCCGCCCAAAGATGATGTTTACGAGTACATCACTTTTCGGGGAAGCGATATTAAGGACATATCTCTGTGTGAACTTCCAAGATCCCATCACAGCCTGCCTCCAGACCCTGCGATAATACAG TCATCCAGTGCAGGTTCTTCAGGCATCTGCTCAGCTCTTGGACCATTTAGTCCCATGAGGATGCCCGCCTACAACCAGCTTGCTGCCGGCTCTCTGCTTAATCAACAGTATGCTGCAGCTCTTGGCCTTG GGCCTGTGCTTCCTGGCTTGCATGTCAGAAGGGGCCCCATGGTGGAAAAGTCTGTTCAAACCCTCCAAGTAGACAGATATAGGCAGAGGGGAGGCTTGTCTGCATcccaggagcaggagcaggggtGGGACAGGAGGTGGCCCCAAAGGACCAGAGGAGAGGGGTCCAAAACCTCACGGGTCTCTGGAGCCACTT cAAAGTTCAGCCTAGCTGTGCCCAAACCTCAACAGGACGCTCGGCTACAGAATGATGAAAACAGGCCACCATCCCAAAGAAGACAAG GACCTCGGAGGCGCAGGAACTCCAGTCGCGGACAGTTGATGGCGGCGAATATACCATCTCCCACTCTGAAGTTTGACACAGACTTTGATTTTGATTCCTCAAATGCACAGTTTATTAAGGAGCTGAAGGGGCAGGGCAGGATGAATGTGAAAG ATGGACATCAGGtagaagagaaggaaaaggaagaatTGCTCTCAGCAGCAGAGTATGATCATTTTGGACCAAAATGCTACTACGACAAAGCAAAGTCCTTTTTTGACAACATCTCATCTGATAATATGTTCA GTTTCAGACTAACTTGGGCAGAGGAGCGGAAGCGCAATCTGGAGACGTTCGGGGTCCCTGGATGGTTCCTGAGGGGCCGTGGCTTCAGAGGTGGATACACTGGACCAAGAGGCCGGGGCACTGCTCCACCTCCTTACAGAAGCAGGAGTGGACAGATGTAA